A region of the Silene latifolia isolate original U9 population chromosome 9, ASM4854445v1, whole genome shotgun sequence genome:
CCTGGACGCTTATTTGCATCCGTAACGAATCGTTCTCATTGGATCGAATGTACAGGTAAAATTCGTGAAGAACTCGTTCGGTTATTGAGAACTAACATAGActgctttgcttggtcacatgatgatatgatagggatagacccaagtGTGATAACTCACAAGCTAAGTGTGGGTCCAAGCTATAAACCCTGCGTgtaaaagaagaaaatttgcttcgAAAGAAACCAGGTCATAAACCAAGAAGTAGATAACCTGCTCGCTGCAGGAAAGATTCGTGAAGTAAAGTATCCAGAGTGGTTGTCTAATGTGGTGGTGGTtccaaagaagaatggcaagtggagggtctgCGTCGATTTCACGGATTTAAATAAAGCTTGCTCAAAGGATccattccctctaccacatatagACGCCATGGTGGATGCTACTGCGGGCCACAAGATGTTGACATTTCTGGATGCCTGGAGCGGATataaccagataaagatgcaccccagtGATCAGGAAAAGACAGCATTCAGATCCGAAAGAGGTATCTATTGTTATAATGTCATGCCTTTTGGACTGAAAAATGCAGGATCTACCTATCAGAGGCTggtaaacatgatgtttaaagagcaaATAGCCCGaactatggaagtatacatagacgatatggtcgtCAAATCAAAGCAGGCTTCACAGCACCACCAGCACCTGGCAGAAACTTTCAATACCCTTAGGAAATACCAGATGAAGCTGAATCCTACGAAGTATACCTTCGCAGTATCCAGTGGAAAGTTCCTGGGGTACATGGTGACCCAGAGGGGGATAGAGGCCAACACCGAACAAATCAAAGCAATTCTGCAGCTGGAGTCACCGCAGAAACCGATAGACGTCCGTACCGATCGGAAGAGTGGCGGCCTTAAAATgattcatatccagatcctcGGACAGATGCAGGCTATTCTATGATATactcagaaaaagccaaagatttgAGTAAACGGATGATCACGAGAAAGCATTTCAGGAGCTGAAGCGTTATCTTAGCACCCCACCTCTCCTGTCGAAACCAGAGTCAGGAGAACCACTGTTCTCGATCGGTCACGAACACGATCGGTGCGGTGCTAGTACGAGTACGAGAGGAAGGATCACAAAGCATCCAAAGATACTACATCGTAAGTCTCTCGCTTCCGGCAGAGGCCAGGTACACGTCACTAGAAAAACTTGTCCTTGCACTAGTTACTGCATCCTATAAATTGCGTCCCTACTTCGAGTCTCATACAATTTCTGTGATAACTAATTATCCCCTTAAAACTATCATGAGAAAACCAGAATTGTCAGGAAGAATGGCTAAATGGTCCGTGCATTTTAGCGGGTacgatttgaagtttgaaccccGTACGACCATAAAGTCTCGACTCGCGGACTTTGTGTCGACGCCCAAAGACTCGACCCAGGCCGAACAGGACATCCTGAatctggaagaagacaaaggagaGCAAGTATGGGAGCTACATGTGGACGGAGCCTCCAACGCCAAAGGAGCAGGAGTAGGACTGGTCCTCAAATCACCCCAGGGAGACCTCATAGTCCAGGCCGTacgatgtgaattcaaagccacaaacaacgaagcagaatatgaggcaCTAATCATGGGCCTGAAGCTGGCTCTGGATCTGAAAATCAGACACCTTCAGGTTTACAGTGATTCTAAGCTTATAGTTAACCATGTTAATGACTGCTATGAGGCCAGAGATCCCAAGATGATGGCATATCTAGACGTAGCAAAGGAG
Encoded here:
- the LOC141601042 gene encoding uncharacterized protein LOC141601042 is translated as MRKPELSGRMAKWSVHFSGYDLKFEPRTTIKSRLADFVSTPKDSTQAEQDILNLEEDKGEQVWELHVDGASNAKGAGVGLVLKSPQGDLIVQAVRCEFKATNNEAEYEALIMGLKLALDLKIRHLQVYSDSKLIVNHVNDCYEARDPKMMAYLDVAKELKIRFVTFNIKQIPREQNA